A portion of the Leptidea sinapis chromosome 27, ilLepSina1.1, whole genome shotgun sequence genome contains these proteins:
- the LOC126972644 gene encoding glucose-6-phosphate 1-dehydrogenase — MENKTEFQYPHTFVLLGASGDLAKKKIYPTIWYLYRDNLLPKNTRFIGYARTKQNIEEVRQKSSKYMKVRPGDESKFEQFWEANDYIAGSYDKRVDYELLNQHIYKYEKGIVANRIFYLAVPPTVFEEVTVNIKNACISIKGYTRVIIEKPFGRDDVSSEKLSNHVAGLFKEEQIYRIDHYLGKEMVQNLMTIRFANQIFSPSWNRENIASVLISFKEPFGTEGRGGYFDDFGIVRDVMQNHLLQILSLVAMEKPVSLNPNDIRDEKVKVLRHIRPIELNDLLVGQYIGNPNGQGEEKLGYLDDPTVPNDSVTPTYAVAALYINNSRWQGVPFILRCGKALNERKAEVRIQYKDVPGDIFEGHTKRNELVIRVQPGEALYLKLMSKSPGMKFDLMETELDLTYSMRYKETDVPDAYERLILDVFTGTQMHFVRNDELKEAWRIFTPVLNQIEENKIKPVPYVYGSRGPPEADARLAQYDFKYSGSYKWQKPSLL; from the coding sequence tttgttaggTGCCTCTGGTGATCTAGCAAAAAAGAAGATCTATCCTACTATTTGGTACTTGTACCGTGATAATCTTTTACCAAAAAATACCAGGTTTATTGGTTACGCTCGAACTAAGCAGAATATTGAAGAAGTAAGGCAGAAGTCCTCAAAATATATGAAGGTAAGACCAGGTGATGAGAGCAAATTTGAACAATTTTGGGAAGCTAACGactatattgccggttcatatgatAAGAGAGTAGACTACGAGTTGCTTAATCAGCATATTTATAAGTATGAGAAAGGCATTGTTGCTAATAGGATATTCTACCTTGCTGTTCCACCAACAGTATTTGAAGAAGTTACagtgaatattaaaaatgcatGTATATCAATCAAAGGTTATACTCGAGTGATAATTGAAAAACCATTTGGCAGAGATGATGTTAGTTCTGAAAAGCTTAGCAATCATGTGGCTGGTTTATTTAAAGAAGAACAAATCTATAGAATTGACCATTATCTTGGCAAAGAAATGGTCCAAAATTTAATGACCATCAGATTTGCTAATCAAATATTTAGCCCTTCATGGAACAGAGAAAATATTGCTTCTGTTCTCATATCATTTAAAGAACCCTTTGGTACCGAGGGTAGAGGTGGCTATTTTGATGACTTTGGTATTGTACGTGATGTGATGCAGAATCATCTATTGCAAATTCTCTCATTAGTTGCTATGGAGAAACCAGTTTCATTAAATCCAAATGACATTAGAGATGAAAAAGTCAAAGTTCTAAGGCATATAAGACCAATTGAATTAAATGACTTATTGGTGGGTCAGTATATCGGGAACCCTAATGGTCAGGGTGAAGAAAAGTTAGGCTATCTTGATGATCCAACTGTACCTAATGATTCGGTTACTCCTACCTATGCTGTTGCTGCTCTTTACATCAACAATTCAAGATGGCAAGGTGTACCTTTTATATTACGTTGTGGGAAGGCTCTCAATGAGAGGAAGGCTGAAGTAAGAATTCAGTATAAGGATGTACCTGGTGATATATTTGAAGGTCACACTAAAAGAAATGAACTTGTGATAAGAGTTCAACCAGGTGAAGCtttatacttaaaattaatGTCAAAGTCCCCTGGTATGAAGTTTGACTTGATGGAAACTGAGTTAGATCTTACCTACAGCATGAGATATAAGGAAACAGATGTGCCAGATGCATATGAGAGACTTATACTTGATGTATTTACTGGAACCCAAATGCATTTTGTAAGAAATGATGAGCTCAAAGAGGCTTGGAGGATATTTACTCCAGTATTGAATCAaattgaagaaaataaaataaaaccagtTCCATATGTTTACGGGTCTAGGGGACCACCTGAAGCTGATGCAAGGTTGGCCCAATATGATTTCAAATATTCGGGTTCTTACAAATGGCAAAAGCCATCTCTTCTTTAA